A single region of the Triticum dicoccoides isolate Atlit2015 ecotype Zavitan chromosome 2B, WEW_v2.0, whole genome shotgun sequence genome encodes:
- the LOC119367174 gene encoding uncharacterized protein LOC119367174, translated as MGNCQAADAAAVVIQHPGDGKVERLHWPATAADVMRRNPGHYVALVVLHHVSGGGVDPDPAVAGEGAGARITKVKLLKPRDTLHLGQVYRLITSQEVTKAVQTRRQERTRGFDEATEQERPRLHRRRQPPRPRSDNAATETNGEQRQPADHQERKRLEKDRHHRSIAAARGRGRHWRPALQSIIESSSSSGGHADCEDILSK; from the exons ATGGGGAACTGCCAGGCGGCGGACGCGGCGGCCGTGGTGATCCAGCACCCgggcgacggcaaggtggagcgCCTCCACTGGCCGGCCACCGCGGCGGACGTCATGCGCAGGAACCCCGGCCACTACGTCGCCCTCGTCGTCCTCCATCACGTCTCTGGCGGCGGCGTTGACCCCgaccccgccgtcgccggagaaggAGCAGGTGCCAGGATAACCAAGGTGAAGCTCCTCAAGCCCCGGGACACGCTCCACCTCGGCCAGGTCTACCGCCTCATCACCTCCCAAG AGGTGACCAAGGCCGTGCAGACGAGGAGGCAGGAGAGGACGCGCGGCTTCGACGAGGCGACCGAGCAGGAGCGGCCGCGGCTGCACCGGCGGCGGCAACCGCCGAGGCCGAGGAGCGACAACGCAGCCACGGAAACCAACGGAGAACAGAGGCAGCCCGCCGATCATCAGGAACGGAAGCGGCTGGAGAAGGACCGGCACCACCGGAGCATCGCGGCCGCCCGCGGCAGAGGCCGCCACTGGCGGCCGGCGCTGCAGAGCATCAtagagtcgtcgtcgtcgtcgggcgGACACGCCGACTGCGAGGATATACTATCTAAATGA
- the LOC119362211 gene encoding omega-3 fatty acid desaturase, chloroplastic-like: MPRPTQPGPPSRGHPLLYARIRPPHPPAQQAAAMARLLLPQCCCGLTPLPLPRRAVALPPPPSLLPSSGVAASRRALSLRVAVAAPARLVTAEDDGSGSSSRAQGGDEGPSADGFDPGAPPPFGLADIRAAIPKHCWVKDPWRSMGYVVRDVVVVLALAAAAARLDSWLAWPVYWAAQGTMFWALFVLGHDCGHGSFSNNAKLNSVVGHILHSSILVPYNGWRISHRTHHQNHGHVENDESWHPLPEKLYRSLDSSTRKLRFALPFPMLAYPFYLWSRSPGKSGSHFHPSSDLFQPNEKKDILTSTTCWLAMAGLLAGLTVVIGPLQILKLYAVPYWIFVMWLDFVTYLHHHGHNDKLPWYRGKAWSYLRGGLTTLDRDYGWLNNIHHDIGTHVIHHLFPQIPHYHLVEATEAAKPVLGKYYREPDKSGPFPFHLFGALARSMKSDHYVSDTGDIIYYQTDPKLAAGAHTSD, translated from the exons ATGCCGAGGCCCACGCAGCCCGGCCCACCGAGCCGTGGCCACCCACTACTATATGCTCGGATACGGCCGCCTCACCCGCCGGCGCAGCAAGCAGCAGCAATGGCGCGCCTGCTCCTCCCCCAATGCTGCTGCGGCCTCACGCCCCTGCCCCTCCCGCGCCGCGCCGTCGCGCTCCCTCCCCCGCcgtccctcctcccctcctccggcGTCGCCGCGTCCCGCCGCGCGCTCTCCCTCCGCGTGGCCGTCGCCGCGCCCGCCCGCCTCGTCACGGCCGAGGACGACGGCTCCGGCTCCTCCTCCCGGGCCCAGGGTGGTGACGAGGGGCCCTCCGCTGACGGGTTCGACCCCGGGGCGCCGCCGCCGTTCGGGCTGGCGGACATCCGGGCCGCCATCCCCAAGCACTGCTGGGTCAAGGACCCCTGGCGCTCCATGGGGTACGTGGTGCGCGACGTCGTCGTCGTGctcgcgctcgccgccgccgccgcccgcctcgacaGCTGGCTCGCCTGGCCCGTCTACTGGGCCGCCCAGGGCACCATGTTCTGGGCGCTCTTCGTCCTCGGGCACGACTG CGGCCATGGGAGCTTCTCCAACAACGCCAAGCTCAACAGCGTCGTCGGCCACATCCTCCACTCCTCCATCCTCGTGCCTTACAATGGCTG GAGGATTAGCCACAGGACGCACCACCAGAACCACGGCCACGTCGAGAATGACGAGTCCTGGCATCCG CTCCCCGAGAAGCTGTACAGGAGCCTGGACAGTTCCACCCGGAAGCTTCGATTCGCGCTACCGTTCCCGATGCTCGCGTACCCATTCTACTTG TGGTCAAGGAGTCCAGGGAAATCAGGCTCGCATTTCCACCCGAGCAGCGATTTGTTCCAGCCGAATGAGAAGAAGGACATTCTGACGTCGACGACATGCTGGCTTGCCATGGCTGGCCTGCTCGCTGGGCTCACCGTCGTGATAGGGCCTCTTCAGATACTCAAGCTCTATGCTGTACCCTACTGG ATTTTTGTTATGTGGCTGGACTTTGTCACCTACCTGCACCACCACGGCCACAACGACAAGCTTCCCTGGTATCGCGGAAAG GCATGGAGCTATCTGCGCGGGGGGCTGACGACGCTTGACAGGGACTACGGGTGGCTCAACAACATCCACCATGACATTGGGACTCACGTGATCCACCATCTTTTCCCGCAAATCCCGCATTACCATCTAGTGGAGGCG ACTGAGGCGGCGAAGCCAGTGCTGGGGAAGTACTACAGGGAGCCGGACAAGTCTGGCCCGTTCCCATTCCACCTGTTTGGCGCACTGGCACGGAGCATGAAGAGCGACCATTACGTCAGCGACACCGGAGACATAATCTACTACCAAACTGACCCAAAACTCGCCGCTGGTGCACACACATCCGATTAA